In a genomic window of Deinococcus sp. AB2017081:
- a CDS encoding endo alpha-1,4 polygalactosaminidase codes for MNRAFLLTALLAATTAGAQTAPAAGAVPPSSVAQAVKKTIAIGGDLTQWDGLTRYPVIQSNGVPSVPVKNAGYYSVAWDDQNLYVLGVFDQPGDTVVAKLATDAPEWWNDDVMELFIRTQPYAKAPADLHFAINPAGTRFKAYTATTDYKSAGRIEAGRWVLELALPLNTATFPAAKAGDVWALKVGREHQKAAEFPLWPIGGDFNSPNNYGYLAFTDQTADAAALAQSISTALGQSPAGAPIASRLSDIGSYSVYYGKTPADVAKLTNYDLAIVQPSTVTAAQLKTLHDTGTRVIAYVTVGELEKNSPYASRIQPAWVLGENKNWGSKYIDASQPGWQAIVKEQTDALLARGFDGFFLDTLDTADLYPQAGPGLVKIVETLRADHPNAVIVQNRGFALLNATAPSIDAVMYENFSSMYDFGKKTYGPVSGDPSFVQALNKRGLVVLTMDYATATQTDVITRDYERARSLGFIPFVSTINLDELLEINP; via the coding sequence ATGAACCGAGCATTCCTGCTGACCGCCCTGCTCGCCGCCACGACCGCCGGGGCGCAGACCGCCCCCGCCGCCGGCGCGGTGCCGCCCTCCAGCGTCGCCCAGGCGGTGAAGAAGACCATTGCCATCGGCGGCGACCTGACGCAGTGGGACGGCCTGACCCGCTATCCGGTGATCCAGAGCAACGGCGTGCCCAGCGTGCCGGTCAAGAACGCCGGGTACTACAGCGTGGCGTGGGACGACCAGAACCTGTACGTGCTGGGCGTGTTCGATCAGCCGGGGGACACCGTGGTCGCCAAACTGGCCACCGACGCTCCCGAGTGGTGGAACGACGACGTGATGGAGCTGTTTATCCGCACGCAGCCCTACGCCAAGGCCCCGGCCGACCTGCACTTCGCCATCAACCCGGCCGGCACGCGCTTCAAGGCGTATACGGCCACCACCGACTACAAGAGCGCCGGGCGCATCGAGGCTGGGCGCTGGGTGCTGGAACTGGCCCTGCCGCTGAACACCGCGACCTTCCCGGCCGCCAAGGCGGGCGACGTGTGGGCCCTGAAGGTCGGCCGCGAGCACCAGAAGGCCGCCGAGTTCCCCCTGTGGCCCATCGGCGGCGACTTCAACTCGCCCAACAACTACGGCTACCTGGCCTTCACCGACCAGACCGCCGATGCGGCCGCACTGGCGCAGAGCATCTCCACGGCGCTGGGGCAGTCCCCCGCCGGCGCACCGATCGCCAGCCGCCTGTCGGACATCGGCTCGTACTCGGTGTACTACGGCAAGACGCCGGCGGACGTCGCGAAGCTCACGAACTACGACCTGGCCATCGTGCAGCCCAGCACCGTCACGGCCGCGCAACTCAAGACCCTGCACGACACCGGCACCCGCGTGATCGCCTACGTGACCGTGGGCGAGCTGGAGAAGAACAGCCCGTATGCCAGCCGCATCCAGCCCGCGTGGGTGCTGGGCGAGAACAAGAACTGGGGCTCGAAGTACATCGACGCCTCGCAGCCCGGCTGGCAGGCCATCGTGAAGGAGCAGACCGACGCCCTGCTGGCGCGCGGCTTCGACGGCTTCTTCCTGGACACCCTGGACACCGCCGACCTGTACCCGCAGGCGGGCCCCGGCCTGGTAAAGATCGTCGAGACCCTGCGGGCCGACCACCCGAATGCCGTGATCGTCCAGAACCGGGGGTTTGCCCTGCTGAACGCGACCGCCCCCAGCATCGACGCCGTGATGTACGAGAACTTCTCGAGCATGTACGACTTCGGCAAGAAGACGTACGGCCCGGTCAGCGGTGATCCCAGCTTCGTGCAGGCGCTGAACAAGCGTGGCCTGGTCGTGCTGACCATGGACTACGCCACGGCCACCCAGACCGACGTCATCACCCGCGACTACGAGCGGGCGCGGTCGCTGGGCTTTATCCCCTTCGTCTCGACCATCAACCTCGACGAGCTGCTGGAGATCAATCCGTGA
- a CDS encoding class II fructose-bisphosphate aldolase, which yields MSAAQVPPAVRSGLDHLRAARQGGYAIAAFNAVNLETAQAIVAAAEATRSPVILQISHNAARHGGLGALAALGLSLKRAATVPVLLHLDHAETPEVALEALHLGFEGVMLEGDDPATLRPLSAAAHAQGGYLEAEYEIVVKGERRGERHDDPAALAGFARDSHCDLLAVDLGSAHKQEDKTARLDFARLQALAAATALPLVLHGASSVPEDELAHAAALGVAKVNLATDLTLAFTGAVRDSLSGGAKDPRTYLAAGRSAMQARAEHYLRVLGSAGRA from the coding sequence ATGAGCGCCGCCCAGGTGCCGCCTGCCGTGCGGAGCGGCCTCGACCACCTGCGGGCAGCGCGGCAGGGGGGCTACGCCATCGCGGCCTTCAACGCCGTGAACCTGGAGACGGCGCAGGCCATCGTGGCGGCGGCCGAGGCGACGCGCTCCCCGGTGATCCTCCAGATCTCGCACAACGCGGCGCGGCACGGCGGGCTGGGCGCCCTGGCCGCGCTGGGCCTGAGCCTCAAGCGCGCCGCGACGGTGCCCGTGCTCCTGCACCTCGACCACGCCGAGACCCCGGAGGTCGCCCTCGAAGCCCTGCACCTGGGCTTCGAGGGCGTGATGCTGGAGGGCGACGACCCCGCCACGCTGCGGCCGCTGTCGGCAGCGGCCCACGCCCAGGGCGGGTATCTGGAGGCGGAGTACGAGATCGTGGTCAAGGGCGAGCGCCGGGGTGAACGCCACGACGATCCGGCGGCTCTGGCCGGCTTCGCCCGGGACAGCCACTGCGACCTGCTGGCCGTCGACCTGGGCAGCGCCCACAAGCAGGAGGACAAGACCGCCCGCCTGGACTTCGCCCGGCTGCAGGCCCTGGCGGCGGCCACGGCCCTGCCGCTGGTGCTCCACGGCGCGAGCAGCGTGCCCGAGGACGAGCTGGCGCACGCCGCCGCGCTGGGGGTGGCGAAGGTCAACCTGGCGACGGACCTCACGCTGGCGTTCACCGGGGCCGTGCGGGACTCGCTGTCGGGAGGCGCGAAAGACCCGCGTACGTATCTGGCCGCCGGACGCAGTGCCATGCAGGCCCGCGCCGAGCACTACCTGCGCGTGCTGGGGAGCGCCGGACGCGCATGA
- a CDS encoding 1-phosphofructokinase family hexose kinase: MIVALTPNLSLDRTLRLDRALVPGQLHRVPEVSVAAGGKGPNLARIVRAFGGETCVAGVVAGHNGAHFRALLAAEGLSGVLEDTAGETRECHILMDGASAHPTEINEAGPAYDADAVARLLARLPAGRVAVCGSLAPGTAPDAFAAMLRALGSPVVDSSGAGLQAAIESGAGLIKPNEHELEALTGQGTVASARDLYRRSGVPVLLTRGAHGAAYIGAEVLEVQAPMVEVRNPVGSGDSLLGAFLYARQRGEPLEAALRLAVAAGSANALLGGPLRFDPAVARDLVPRTAVSIPA, from the coding sequence ATGATCGTCGCGCTGACCCCCAACCTGAGCCTCGACCGGACGCTGCGGCTCGACCGCGCGCTGGTGCCCGGCCAGCTCCACCGCGTGCCGGAGGTGAGCGTGGCGGCCGGCGGCAAGGGGCCGAACCTGGCGCGGATCGTGCGGGCCTTCGGCGGCGAGACGTGCGTGGCGGGCGTCGTGGCCGGTCATAACGGGGCACACTTCCGCGCCCTGCTGGCCGCCGAGGGCCTGTCCGGCGTGCTGGAGGACACCGCCGGCGAGACCCGCGAGTGCCACATCCTGATGGACGGGGCCAGCGCCCACCCGACCGAGATCAACGAGGCCGGCCCCGCCTACGACGCGGACGCGGTGGCGCGGCTGCTCGCCCGGCTGCCGGCCGGTCGGGTCGCGGTGTGCGGCAGCCTCGCGCCGGGGACGGCCCCGGACGCCTTCGCGGCCATGCTCCGGGCCCTGGGATCGCCCGTGGTGGACTCCAGCGGCGCGGGCCTCCAGGCCGCCATCGAGAGTGGCGCGGGCCTGATCAAGCCCAACGAGCACGAGCTGGAGGCGCTCACCGGGCAGGGCACCGTGGCGTCGGCCCGTGACCTGTACCGCCGCAGCGGCGTGCCGGTGCTGCTGACCCGTGGAGCGCACGGGGCGGCCTACATCGGGGCGGAGGTGCTGGAGGTGCAGGCCCCGATGGTCGAGGTCAGGAACCCGGTGGGCTCCGGCGACTCGCTGCTGGGGGCCTTCCTGTACGCCCGGCAGCGCGGCGAGCCGCTGGAGGCCGCCCTGCGCCTCGCGGTGGCGGCCGGGAGTGCCAACGCCCTGCTGGGAGGCCCGCTGCGCTTCGATCCGGCCGTCGCCCGTGACCTGGTGCCCCGCACGGCCGTGTCGATCCCGGCCTGA
- a CDS encoding carbohydrate ABC transporter permease, whose translation MTRSEPLPSAAGSERTRDASIRARTQSAQIGLIALLTLGAVAILLPFAWMILTAFKTPAEAYTWPPVWLPSKWSVANFEQLFNTIPFARMFANSVWTSVVIASLNILTAAPAAYAFARLRFPGQGLWFGSHLLSLMIPWQVTIIPVFLLIRALGWYDSYTALIIPSIASGFTVFLLFQFFRSLPRSLEESVLIDGGSWFTALRHVALPAASGAIAAAWLFSFLGNWQSFIWPLIVLQSSEKMLLPVGLLSLQNQYSVNIPVLMAGATLSTLPTVIAYLFVQRYLTDAAITSGLKG comes from the coding sequence ATGACCAGGTCTGAACCGCTGCCCAGCGCCGCCGGGAGTGAGCGCACCCGTGACGCCTCCATCCGGGCCCGCACCCAGAGCGCCCAGATCGGCCTGATCGCGCTGCTGACCCTGGGGGCCGTGGCGATCCTGCTGCCGTTCGCGTGGATGATCCTGACCGCGTTCAAGACCCCGGCCGAGGCGTACACGTGGCCGCCGGTGTGGCTGCCGTCGAAGTGGAGCGTGGCGAACTTCGAGCAGCTGTTCAACACCATCCCCTTTGCCCGGATGTTCGCCAACTCGGTGTGGACGAGCGTGGTGATCGCGTCGCTGAACATCCTGACCGCCGCGCCCGCCGCCTACGCCTTCGCCCGGCTGCGCTTTCCGGGGCAGGGGCTGTGGTTCGGCTCGCACCTGCTGTCGCTGATGATCCCGTGGCAGGTCACGATCATCCCCGTCTTCCTGCTGATCCGGGCACTCGGGTGGTACGACTCGTACACCGCGCTGATCATCCCCAGCATCGCCAGCGGCTTCACCGTCTTTTTGCTGTTCCAGTTCTTCCGCTCGCTGCCGCGCAGCCTGGAGGAGAGCGTGCTGATCGACGGCGGCTCGTGGTTCACGGCCCTGCGGCACGTGGCGCTGCCGGCCGCGAGCGGGGCCATCGCCGCCGCGTGGCTGTTCTCCTTCCTGGGCAACTGGCAGTCCTTCATCTGGCCGCTGATCGTGCTCCAGAGCAGCGAGAAGATGCTGCTGCCGGTCGGGCTGCTCAGCCTCCAGAACCAGTACTCCGTGAACATTCCCGTGCTGATGGCCGGCGCGACGCTGTCGACCCTGCCCACCGTCATCGCGTACCTCTTCGTCCAGCGCTACCTCACCGACGCCGCCATCACCAGCGGCCTCAAGGGGTAG
- a CDS encoding N-acetylglucosamine kinase, producing the protein MTGRWVLGLDGGGSKTALAYLSQGGALVGPFSAPGINPFDRPGWEGTLRAFLAAHPAPGPLEHATLGLPGYGESPDLTARQDEVCRSLLAASQTRMNDVQAAFLGAFPGGVGALLLAGTGSMAWASDGERHVRAGGWGEGFGDEGSAYWIGRAALGRASQAMDGRHPDTDFPALLLSELLGGEVTQARLLDWHHAQTHLRSAVAALARTVDALAEAGQPTALTLLDGAASELARHVHAVRAQLHLPALPWSHAGSVLTSRHLQAALRRDLGEPEPPALPPLGGALHHAAQHAGWATSLERLNAALSSPAHASLPFPAPRPQESV; encoded by the coding sequence ATGACCGGACGCTGGGTGCTGGGGCTGGACGGCGGCGGCAGCAAGACCGCGCTGGCGTACCTGTCGCAGGGCGGTGCGCTGGTCGGGCCGTTCTCCGCCCCCGGCATCAACCCCTTCGACCGGCCCGGCTGGGAGGGCACGCTGCGCGCCTTCCTGGCGGCCCACCCCGCCCCCGGCCCACTGGAACACGCCACCCTGGGCCTGCCCGGCTACGGCGAGTCGCCGGATCTGACCGCCCGGCAGGACGAGGTCTGCCGCTCGCTCCTCGCTGCCTCGCAGACCCGCATGAACGACGTACAGGCAGCGTTCCTCGGCGCGTTTCCGGGCGGCGTCGGGGCGCTGCTGCTGGCCGGCACCGGCTCGATGGCGTGGGCGAGCGACGGCGAGCGCCACGTGCGGGCCGGCGGCTGGGGCGAGGGGTTTGGCGACGAGGGCAGCGCGTACTGGATCGGCCGCGCCGCGCTGGGGCGGGCGAGCCAGGCGATGGACGGCCGGCACCCGGACACTGACTTTCCCGCGCTGCTGCTCTCGGAGCTGCTGGGCGGCGAGGTCACCCAGGCCCGCCTGCTCGACTGGCACCACGCCCAGACGCACCTGCGCTCGGCGGTGGCGGCGCTGGCCCGCACGGTGGACGCGCTGGCCGAGGCCGGACAGCCGACCGCGCTGACGCTGCTGGACGGGGCCGCGAGCGAACTTGCCCGGCACGTCCACGCCGTCCGGGCGCAGCTGCATCTGCCGGCGCTGCCGTGGAGCCACGCCGGCAGTGTCCTGACCAGCCGCCACCTTCAGGCCGCCCTCCGCCGGGATCTGGGCGAGCCTGAGCCTCCCGCCCTCCCACCCCTGGGCGGCGCACTGCACCACGCCGCGCAGCACGCGGGCTGGGCCACGTCACTGGAACGCCTGAACGCCGCGCTCTCCTCTCCGGCCCACGCGTCCCTCCCCTTCCCTGCCCCACGGCCCCAGGAGTCCGTATGA
- a CDS encoding ABC transporter substrate-binding protein, which yields MKNTLLLLAALSLTSASAVTTIDYATWDGTRQPADEALIAAYNKSQSDVVVKYNLVPWGVYWQKAAAMVAGGSTYDVMWMNLDNFPFYQSQGALAPITLDAKTSAALPATRTSPYRVGGQLYGVPLGPQPVTVYINRALFKERGVPIPTANWTYDQMLAAAKKLTFMKDGKQIYGINGADLQADLEYGMSFYFGAGGQGLIKKTGTTYAASLDPVFQKTAQQLLDLIYVHKVSPGPQAATQQGYQMFLAGQMGILVQGSWMVSTWSQNKDLDWAFAPFPSENGLKPRPVVSAHALVVPQGSKNKEAAAKFITWMNTSTQAQRLLAQRGLLPTLAESYKSQYLQALPGRNAQTVFTQLPNSVVINSSLRSLKGLPEVLTVLSQKMNLAWTGNAKLPDAISQAQTEMTNLLRQSK from the coding sequence ATGAAGAACACCCTGCTGCTCCTCGCCGCCCTGTCCCTGACGTCCGCCAGCGCCGTGACCACCATCGACTACGCCACGTGGGACGGCACCCGCCAGCCCGCCGACGAGGCCCTCATCGCCGCGTACAACAAGTCGCAGTCCGATGTCGTGGTCAAGTACAACCTCGTGCCGTGGGGCGTGTACTGGCAGAAGGCCGCCGCCATGGTCGCGGGGGGCTCCACCTACGACGTGATGTGGATGAACCTCGACAACTTCCCCTTCTACCAGTCGCAGGGGGCTCTCGCGCCGATCACGCTGGACGCCAAGACGAGTGCGGCGCTGCCCGCCACGCGCACGTCGCCGTACCGGGTGGGGGGCCAGCTGTACGGCGTGCCGCTGGGGCCGCAGCCGGTGACGGTGTACATCAACCGCGCCCTGTTCAAGGAACGCGGCGTGCCGATCCCCACGGCGAACTGGACGTATGACCAGATGCTCGCCGCCGCCAAGAAGCTGACCTTCATGAAAGACGGCAAGCAGATCTACGGCATCAACGGGGCCGACCTCCAGGCCGATCTGGAATACGGCATGAGCTTCTACTTCGGCGCGGGCGGCCAGGGCCTGATCAAGAAGACGGGCACGACCTACGCGGCCAGCCTCGATCCGGTGTTCCAGAAGACCGCGCAACAGCTCCTTGACCTGATCTACGTGCACAAGGTCTCCCCTGGCCCGCAGGCTGCCACCCAGCAGGGCTACCAGATGTTCCTGGCAGGCCAGATGGGCATCCTGGTGCAGGGCTCGTGGATGGTCTCGACGTGGAGCCAGAACAAGGATCTGGACTGGGCCTTCGCGCCCTTCCCCAGCGAGAACGGCCTGAAGCCGCGCCCGGTGGTCAGCGCCCACGCGCTGGTGGTGCCGCAGGGCAGCAAGAACAAGGAAGCCGCCGCGAAGTTCATCACGTGGATGAACACCTCGACCCAGGCGCAGCGACTGCTGGCCCAGCGGGGCCTGCTGCCGACCCTGGCCGAGTCGTACAAGAGCCAGTACCTCCAGGCGCTGCCCGGTCGCAACGCCCAGACCGTGTTCACGCAGTTGCCGAACTCGGTGGTCATCAACTCCAGCCTGCGCAGCCTCAAGGGCCTGCCCGAAGTGCTGACCGTGCTGAGCCAGAAGATGAACCTGGCGTGGACGGGCAACGCCAAGCTGCCGGACGCCATCTCGCAGGCTCAGACCGAGATGACGAACCTCCTCAGACAGAGCAAGTAA
- a CDS encoding DeoR/GlpR family DNA-binding transcription regulator, translating to MQSDRISKIQHHLYSNGFANVQELAEATGASIVTIRRDLQRLEEGGIVTRTHGGARLAEAAGPELAFQARVQEQVEAKRAIADAALALLQPHSTVFLDAGTTVLQLARRLRVEPMPLTVFTNGLAVAQELVNVDGVTVHLLGGQLRNENLSVVGPTAERQLGDLWFDQLYLGTSAVHDDVRMYTLHPAEASLNQVMLRRTSQAVVLADSSKFGGRAPYAVAPVTDAHTLITDARLDTGWTDRLAELEVAATLVPLGRTP from the coding sequence GTGCAGTCAGACCGCATCAGCAAGATTCAGCACCACCTCTACAGCAACGGCTTCGCCAACGTGCAGGAGCTGGCCGAGGCGACCGGCGCGTCGATCGTGACCATCCGGCGCGACCTCCAGCGGCTGGAGGAGGGCGGCATCGTGACCCGCACCCACGGCGGCGCGCGGCTGGCCGAGGCCGCCGGCCCGGAACTCGCCTTCCAGGCACGGGTGCAGGAGCAGGTCGAGGCCAAGCGGGCCATCGCGGACGCGGCCCTGGCGCTGCTCCAGCCGCACAGCACGGTCTTTCTGGATGCCGGCACGACGGTGCTGCAACTCGCCCGTCGGCTGCGGGTCGAGCCCATGCCCCTGACGGTGTTCACCAACGGGCTGGCCGTCGCGCAGGAACTCGTGAACGTGGACGGCGTGACCGTGCACCTGCTGGGCGGCCAGCTGCGCAACGAGAACCTCTCGGTGGTCGGCCCCACCGCCGAGCGGCAGCTGGGCGACCTGTGGTTCGACCAGCTGTACCTGGGCACCAGCGCCGTTCACGACGACGTCCGCATGTACACCCTGCACCCGGCCGAGGCCAGCCTGAACCAGGTCATGCTCCGCCGTACGTCACAGGCGGTCGTGCTGGCCGATTCGAGCAAGTTCGGGGGCCGCGCTCCCTACGCCGTGGCCCCGGTGACCGACGCCCACACCCTGATCACGGACGCCCGGCTGGACACCGGCTGGACGGACCGGCTCGCCGAACTGGAGGTGGCCGCGACCCTCGTGCCCCTCGGGAGGACTCCATGA
- a CDS encoding SIS domain-containing protein: protein MNPTHRSITEQFPYWQRAAVPAPIHSAQAHILLGCGTSYYLAQSVAAALNVAGVPALAVPGGEWLARPGAYLPAGTPAHILAFSRSGESTETVQAAHRSRADGHHVTAVTCEAGSSLAQAADEVLYAETHPEEGIVMTSSASLMLLTGLRLAGLAFHEEDVLASQALMTQAQRAYPALIEGRTHVVFLGAGELYGVAQEGALKLQEMSLTYTQAYHPLEYRHGPISLVDDRTVVVLLSHPDTAADEARLVPELRSKGARVLGFGAPGDVSVELPGDARRRAVMVLPALQMLGECVAQARGLDTTAPRWLTKVVTLA from the coding sequence ATGAATCCCACCCACCGCAGCATCACCGAGCAGTTTCCGTACTGGCAGCGGGCCGCCGTGCCCGCGCCGATCCACAGTGCCCAGGCCCACATCCTGCTGGGCTGCGGCACGTCGTATTACCTCGCGCAGAGCGTGGCCGCCGCGCTGAACGTGGCGGGGGTGCCCGCGCTGGCCGTGCCCGGCGGCGAGTGGCTGGCCCGGCCGGGGGCGTACCTGCCCGCCGGCACGCCCGCCCACATCCTGGCCTTCTCGCGCAGCGGCGAGTCCACCGAGACGGTGCAGGCCGCCCACCGCAGCCGCGCCGATGGGCACCACGTCACCGCCGTGACCTGCGAGGCGGGCAGCTCGCTGGCCCAGGCCGCCGACGAGGTGCTGTACGCCGAGACCCACCCCGAGGAGGGCATCGTCATGACGTCCTCGGCCAGCCTGATGCTGCTCACGGGGCTGCGGCTGGCCGGGCTGGCGTTCCACGAGGAGGACGTGCTGGCGTCGCAGGCGCTGATGACGCAGGCGCAGCGCGCCTACCCGGCGCTGATCGAGGGACGCACGCACGTCGTGTTCCTGGGCGCGGGCGAGCTGTACGGCGTGGCGCAGGAGGGCGCACTGAAGCTCCAGGAGATGAGCCTGACCTACACCCAGGCGTACCACCCGCTGGAGTACCGGCACGGCCCGATCAGTCTGGTGGACGACCGCACGGTGGTGGTGCTGCTGTCGCATCCGGACACCGCCGCCGACGAGGCGCGGCTGGTGCCCGAGCTGCGCTCCAAGGGCGCGCGGGTGCTGGGCTTCGGCGCGCCGGGCGACGTGAGCGTCGAGCTGCCCGGCGACGCCCGCCGCCGCGCCGTGATGGTGCTCCCGGCCCTCCAGATGCTGGGCGAGTGCGTGGCGCAGGCCCGGGGGCTGGACACCACGGCCCCGCGCTGGCTGACCAAGGTGGTGACGCTCGCGTGA
- a CDS encoding ABC transporter substrate-binding protein, with translation MLTRSLTITALLLGAAALPGSGALAATTITYGTWDETRQATDRQLIAAFQKAYPDITVKYTLVPWDVYWQKLAAMTAGGRTFDALWMNLDNFPFYQSQGALSPLNMGEGAARMPAKLAAPYRVGGQLYGAPLGPQAVTFYVNRALFRERGVPIPTSAWSWNDVAAAARKLTFTKNGRPVYGINAGDLQTDLEYGMSLYYSQGGTGIIKGAGGRFTPNLDAPFTKTAAQTLALIYKEKVAPPPTVTGRQGYQLFLAGQMGIYVEGSWSVGTWKQEPALDWAFAPFPSMNGTPPRPVYSAHALVIPTASTQKQSAQTFVTWMTTSPQAQGIVAAAGLLPPQAEVYRAAYLGALKNRNAQTVLAQLPRSVIINDDVRHINNLPEVLNVLNQQLNLAWTNNTTLEQAVAAAEKSMAGLLRQSRVIGR, from the coding sequence ATGCTGACCCGCTCCCTGACCATCACGGCCCTGCTGCTCGGTGCCGCCGCGCTGCCGGGTTCCGGTGCGCTGGCCGCCACGACCATCACGTATGGCACCTGGGACGAGACCCGGCAGGCGACCGACAGGCAGCTGATCGCCGCGTTCCAGAAGGCCTACCCGGACATCACGGTGAAGTACACCCTGGTGCCGTGGGACGTGTACTGGCAGAAACTGGCGGCCATGACGGCGGGCGGGCGCACCTTCGACGCGCTGTGGATGAATCTCGACAACTTCCCGTTCTACCAGTCGCAGGGGGCACTGTCGCCGCTGAACATGGGCGAGGGCGCGGCCCGCATGCCGGCCAAACTGGCCGCGCCCTACCGCGTCGGCGGGCAGCTGTACGGCGCCCCGCTGGGGCCGCAGGCCGTGACCTTCTATGTCAACCGCGCCCTGTTCCGCGAGCGCGGCGTGCCCATCCCGACCAGCGCATGGAGCTGGAACGACGTGGCCGCCGCCGCCCGCAAGCTGACCTTCACGAAGAACGGGCGGCCGGTCTACGGCATCAACGCGGGCGACCTCCAGACGGATCTGGAATACGGCATGAGCCTGTACTACAGCCAGGGCGGCACCGGGATCATCAAGGGGGCCGGGGGCCGCTTCACGCCCAACCTGGACGCCCCCTTCACGAAGACGGCGGCCCAGACCCTGGCCCTGATCTACAAGGAGAAGGTCGCCCCGCCGCCCACCGTGACCGGCCGCCAGGGCTACCAGCTGTTCCTGGCCGGGCAGATGGGCATCTATGTCGAGGGCAGCTGGTCTGTCGGCACGTGGAAACAGGAGCCGGCGCTGGACTGGGCCTTCGCGCCCTTCCCGTCGATGAACGGCACGCCGCCGCGGCCGGTGTACTCGGCGCACGCGCTGGTCATCCCCACCGCCAGCACGCAGAAACAGAGCGCCCAGACCTTCGTGACGTGGATGACGACCAGTCCGCAGGCCCAGGGCATCGTCGCCGCCGCCGGACTGCTGCCCCCCCAGGCCGAGGTCTACCGCGCCGCGTACCTGGGAGCGCTGAAGAACCGCAACGCCCAGACCGTGCTGGCCCAGCTGCCGCGCTCCGTGATCATCAACGACGACGTCCGCCACATCAACAACCTGCCGGAGGTGCTGAACGTCCTGAACCAGCAGCTCAACCTGGCGTGGACGAACAACACCACGCTGGAGCAGGCCGTCGCCGCCGCCGAGAAGAGCATGGCGGGGCTGCTGCGCCAGAGCCGGGTCATCGGGCGCTGA
- a CDS encoding carbohydrate ABC transporter permease, which yields MQKAAPVISIRTRRASPMRRQEAWLAAALILPSTLGIVIFAVLPIAASLGISLTDWGGLSRPNVVGFQNYAAALQDTRATSAMSHTLLYVLLAVPTGVLISLTLAVWITNLKAGWLRTVFRTVYYLPMVTIGVAVALLWQVLLAPQGLVNLILGWLGVQGPNWLGSPSWVLPAVAVFSVWQGSGQGIILFLASLASVPKDLYEAAQLDGARPWEAFRYITLPMVSPTVFLVLVLSVIGALQVFEAVLVLSNGGPGDSSTTVALYIYKTAFTFFKMGYASALAWLLAVILIALMVVQWRTQNRWVNYDQV from the coding sequence ATGCAGAAGGCCGCCCCCGTCATCTCCATCCGGACACGCCGCGCGTCGCCCATGCGGCGGCAGGAAGCGTGGCTCGCTGCGGCGCTGATCCTGCCCAGCACGCTGGGGATCGTGATCTTCGCCGTGCTGCCCATCGCGGCGTCGCTGGGCATCTCGCTGACCGACTGGGGCGGCCTGAGCCGGCCGAACGTCGTCGGGTTCCAGAACTACGCGGCGGCCCTGCAGGACACCCGCGCCACCAGCGCCATGTCCCACACCCTGCTGTATGTGCTGCTGGCCGTGCCGACCGGCGTCCTGATCTCGCTGACGCTGGCGGTGTGGATCACCAACCTGAAAGCCGGGTGGCTGCGCACCGTGTTCCGCACCGTGTACTACCTGCCGATGGTCACCATCGGAGTCGCCGTGGCGCTGCTGTGGCAGGTGCTGCTGGCCCCCCAGGGCTTGGTCAACCTGATCCTGGGCTGGCTGGGCGTGCAGGGGCCGAACTGGCTGGGCTCACCGTCGTGGGTGCTGCCGGCCGTGGCGGTCTTCAGCGTGTGGCAGGGTTCCGGTCAGGGCATCATCCTGTTCCTGGCCAGCCTCGCCTCGGTGCCCAAGGATCTGTACGAGGCCGCGCAGCTCGACGGCGCACGGCCGTGGGAGGCCTTCCGCTACATCACCCTGCCGATGGTCAGCCCCACCGTGTTCCTGGTGCTGGTGCTCAGCGTGATCGGGGCCCTGCAGGTCTTCGAGGCCGTGCTCGTGCTGTCGAACGGCGGCCCCGGCGACTCCAGTACCACGGTTGCCCTGTACATCTACAAGACGGCCTTCACCTTCTTCAAGATGGGCTACGCGTCGGCGCTGGCGTGGCTGCTGGCGGTCATCCTGATCGCGCTGATGGTCGTGCAGTGGCGCACGCAGAACCGGTGGGTGAACTATGACCAGGTCTGA